The Stigmatella aurantiaca DW4/3-1 genome contains the following window.
TCCCGGTGGCGAAGGCCTTCGCCGCGGCGGGGATCCATGTGGTGTGTGACAAGCCGCTCGTGCACACGCTGCCCCAGGCCGAGGAGCTGGTGCGCACGGTGGAGCAGACCTGCGTCGTGTTTGGGGTGACCTACAACTACACCGGCTATCCGATGGTGCGCGAGGCGCGCGATCTGGTGAAGCGCGGCGTCCTCGGCGAGCTGCGCAAGGTGGTCGTCGAATACAACCAGGGCTGGCTGGCCACGCACCTGGAGGGCCACGGCAACAAGCAGGCCGGCTGGCGCACGGACCCCGAGAAGAGCGGGGTGGCGGGCGCCATCGGCGACATCGGCTCGCACGCCGAGAACCTGGCCGCCACCGTCACGGGGTTGGAGCTCGAGGCGGTGTGCGCGGACCTCGGTGCCCTGGTGCCCGGGCGCCGGCTCGATGACGATGGCAGCCTGCTCCTGCGCTGGCGAGGGGGTGTGCGGGGGGTGCTGATGGCCACGCAGATCGCCGCCGGCTTGGAGAACGACTTGCGCCTGCGTGTGTTCGGCTCCGCGGGCTCACTCGACTGGCGGCAGGAGAACCCGAACGAGCTCGTGCACGCGCCGCTCGATGGGCCGAAGCGCATCCTGACGCGGGGCTCGCCGTGGCTGAGCGAGTCCTCGCGCCGGGCCTGCCGCCTGCCGACGGGCCACCCCGAGGCCTTCATCGAGGCGTTCGCCAACGTGTACCTCGGCGTCGCGGCGGACATCCGGGCCCGGCTCTCCGGGGTGGAGGCGGATCCGATCGCCGCCGACTACCCGCGGCTCGCCGACGGCGTGCGGGGCGTGCGCTTCATCGAGAAGACGGTGGCGTCGGCGGCCAGCACGCTCAAGTGGACGCCAATGGAGTGAGCTGCCGCGCGACGGGGTGGTGGAAGTCGTGGTGGATGTAGAACTCGCACGCGAAGGCCGCCGCGTTCACGATGGCCTGGGTGGCGCGGGAGCCCGCCGCGGCCTCCCCGCTGCCGGACTGGATGCACCGCTCCATGGCGTCCAGGAGGTGGGTCTTCACCTCCGCGCGGGCCCGCTCCAGGGCCCGGGGGGCGTCCATCCCATGCTGCGCCATGAGTTCGCGCTGGAAGAGGACGAGGGAGTTGAGCTTGCCCTCGGCGACCTCTCGCTCGTAGCTCCGGAGATCATTGGCCAGCCGGATGCTGATGGCCGCCTCGTGTCCCAGGCCCATGAAGTGAGGCAGGCGCGGCAGGATGGCCGCCTCGTTGATGGACGTCAGCACGCCCAGATAGATGGGGAGCGTGCCGCTGGTATAGCAGGCGCCCTTCTCCAGATAGTCCTCGAGCGAGGGCAAGGGCCCCTGGGGCGCCTGGCGATAGAGGAGGCTCCACGCCGTCTCATGCCGGGTGCCACGCAGGAAGTCCCGGAGCGAGCTCTCCAGGGGCACGCGGAGGGAGGCAAAGAGCGGGAACTGGGCCAGCCCCTCCCGGATGTCCCGCATGGCCTGGCGCAGCGGATCCTCTCCGGGGGAGGCAGGGTCGGGCGCTCCGAACACGGACACGGCCTGCTCGAGCCGCGCCCAGAGGGGGGCATCGGACGCGGCCTGTTCCCCGGGCGGGGCTTCATCGCAGAGGTCGTCCACGGCGAAGAGCCACATGAACAAGCACGCGGTGGGCAGCAGCTCGCGGGCAGTCAGAAACGGCGCCGAGACGGCCAGGGTCAGGCTGACCTGAGGCACCCGGAGCGTCCGCATGAGCGTGGGATACTTCTTCGACCACACCGACAGCAAAACAGACAGCTCCCCGGTGAGGGAGAAGATGTGTTCACGCTCCGTGTTGGGCAGCGAGTCGAGAAATGTGCTGCGAAGGGGGTTTGCAGACGTAGAGGACATGGTTTGCTCAAATCGACACCACGCTGACGAGCCCGAGTCCTTCGAGGATGGGCTCGACCTGTTTTCCACCATCGCGGGTCAGCCAGACGGAGCCATCCGTCAACCCCGCGCAGAATGTCTCAGGTTCTCGCGGATCCCCACACGCCGTCCAGCAGCCCCCAGGGATGAGCGGTGTGTTGCCTATGCGTCGCCAGTGTCCGCCCTGATCATCGCTGCGGAAGAAGGCCCCCTCGGCACCGGCGCCCGGTTGGAACCAGGACGGGGGGTAGTTCCGGGTGCAATAGGCATAGAGCGTCCGGGGACGTGCCGGATGCAGGACGAGGGGGGACAGGTAGCGCCCCTCGAGCCCCGTGTGAGAGGGGCGGAAGTGCGCCCCCCCATCGTCGCTCCGGTAGAAGCCGTCGCCGCTCGTGGAGAGCAGGACCTGTGGCTGGCCCGGGGCGAAGAGGACGGAGTGCGAATCGAAATCCGAGCCCTCGGTCAGGTTCGTCCAGGTCACGCCCCCGTCGAGGCTGAGCACGAGCCAGCCCTCCTCGATGGCGGCGGCGATGGCCTGGGGCCGCTCCGGATCGAGTCCAATGCCTCTCACCCGGGGTTCATGGCGGGGCGGGTTGGGAGAGGTCCACTCCCGGTAGCGGGGCAAGGTGGTGAAGGGGGTGCAGGGCGTCCACTCGGTGGCCCCTGGATGCTTGCGATAGAGGGCGGCGGGCTCGGTGCCGGCATAGAGCACCCCCGTGATGGGGTGCTGGACCAGGGACCAGATCCGCAAAGAGCCCAGCCCGGAGCTGTCAGGCACCCACGTGGCGCCGCCATCCTCGCTCCGGAAGACGCCCGCGGCCTCGGTCCCCACGTAGAGCCTGCCGGGGCTCCTGGGGTCGGCGATGAAGCCTCCCTTGGGCATGTCCGCGGTGACGGCTTGCGTGCGGCTGCCGCGAAACATGATCTGGAGGGCGGAGTCGGTGGTCCTCGCCGACGCGTCCACCGGGAGGCGGCCCAGGAGGGTGGGGACGTAGCGGCCGTTCACGTGCCGGGCAACGAAAAGGCCGCGTGTCGCGCCAACATAGATATCCGGGAAAGGGCTCATGAACGCATTCTCGCATCACTCATTCTCTCAGCATCGGAGAATGGAATGCGCTGTGGGGGGGGCGTGCTAGCTTGCGGACATTCAAGTGTCTCGCGGGGGGGGGAATCCGTCATGGAAGCAGGTTCGACTCAGTGGGAGCCAGGCAGCAAACCCGTCATCGTCCCGGCGGCCTGTTGGTGTGGGCAGCGCCTGGCGGAGTTGCTGGGGCAACGCCAGTTGGAAAGCACGCTCAAGGTGAGCGCGCGGGGAGAGGATGTCCGTGCACTCCAGGAGCATTTGATCCGCTTTGGCTTCGAGGTGGAGTTGATGAAGGCCCCCCGGGTGGGCAAGGCCGCACCGAGCGATGATCAGCGGCTGTGCATCTGGGGGAATTACACCACCCGGGCGGTGCGCATGTTCGCGCTCCACCCGGGCGTGGGAAGCAAGCCCGAGAAGGTCCTTCCGGCGGATGGGAAGAAGCTGACGCAGGCGCTGGTGGAGAAGCTCCAGGATTGGTGCCGCAGGGGCACGCGCAGCCCTCAGAACTACTGGGAGTTTCCGCACCTCAAGCTCGACGGCAAGTCCCAGCTCATCGACGCGTATGGGGAAGACATGGGGCATGGGCCGCAGAGCGCGTGGCACCACCACATCCGGCAGATCCAGGAGGACCTGGCCCAGGTGGGCTTCGGCGTCCACGCGGATGCCCTCTGTGATCTGAAGATCGCTGCCCGGCCCAGCGGCAAGTACGTGGCGAACGTCCAGAACGACAAGCAGCTCACGGACCTCGCTTATCTGGTGCGCAAGTTCCAGCGCCAGTCCAAGTGGCTGTGGCGGATGAACGCCGAGGGAAAGCACCTGGCGGACGCGGACCCGGCCCAAGACAACACCGTTTACCGGAGAGAAGAAAACAGCGGGATCATGGATCAGGAGACCGCGCTCGTCCTGCGTGCCTGGGTGGAGAAAAAGCTCCACATGGTCGTCAACAAGTTCGAGTTGAAGGAGTTGCACTGGCCAC
Protein-coding sequences here:
- a CDS encoding Gfo/Idh/MocA family protein; translated protein: MSPRPERKLRYAMVGGGRDAFIGAVHRHAMALDGQMELVAGALSSNPDKARASGRDLGLAPDRNHGRWEDLLADEVTRPVEERIDFVSIVTPNHMHFPVAKAFAAAGIHVVCDKPLVHTLPQAEELVRTVEQTCVVFGVTYNYTGYPMVREARDLVKRGVLGELRKVVVEYNQGWLATHLEGHGNKQAGWRTDPEKSGVAGAIGDIGSHAENLAATVTGLELEAVCADLGALVPGRRLDDDGSLLLRWRGGVRGVLMATQIAAGLENDLRLRVFGSAGSLDWRQENPNELVHAPLDGPKRILTRGSPWLSESSRRACRLPTGHPEAFIEAFANVYLGVAADIRARLSGVEADPIAADYPRLADGVRGVRFIEKTVASAASTLKWTPME
- a CDS encoding terpene synthase family protein, translated to MSSTSANPLRSTFLDSLPNTEREHIFSLTGELSVLLSVWSKKYPTLMRTLRVPQVSLTLAVSAPFLTARELLPTACLFMWLFAVDDLCDEAPPGEQAASDAPLWARLEQAVSVFGAPDPASPGEDPLRQAMRDIREGLAQFPLFASLRVPLESSLRDFLRGTRHETAWSLLYRQAPQGPLPSLEDYLEKGACYTSGTLPIYLGVLTSINEAAILPRLPHFMGLGHEAAISIRLANDLRSYEREVAEGKLNSLVLFQRELMAQHGMDAPRALERARAEVKTHLLDAMERCIQSGSGEAAAGSRATQAIVNAAAFACEFYIHHDFHHPVARQLTPLAST
- a CDS encoding WD40/YVTN/BNR-like repeat-containing protein encodes the protein MSPFPDIYVGATRGLFVARHVNGRYVPTLLGRLPVDASARTTDSALQIMFRGSRTQAVTADMPKGGFIADPRSPGRLYVGTEAAGVFRSEDGGATWVPDSSGLGSLRIWSLVQHPITGVLYAGTEPAALYRKHPGATEWTPCTPFTTLPRYREWTSPNPPRHEPRVRGIGLDPERPQAIAAAIEEGWLVLSLDGGVTWTNLTEGSDFDSHSVLFAPGQPQVLLSTSGDGFYRSDDGGAHFRPSHTGLEGRYLSPLVLHPARPRTLYAYCTRNYPPSWFQPGAGAEGAFFRSDDQGGHWRRIGNTPLIPGGCWTACGDPREPETFCAGLTDGSVWLTRDGGKQVEPILEGLGLVSVVSI
- a CDS encoding peptidoglycan-binding domain-containing protein gives rise to the protein MEAGSTQWEPGSKPVIVPAACWCGQRLAELLGQRQLESTLKVSARGEDVRALQEHLIRFGFEVELMKAPRVGKAAPSDDQRLCIWGNYTTRAVRMFALHPGVGSKPEKVLPADGKKLTQALVEKLQDWCRRGTRSPQNYWEFPHLKLDGKSQLIDAYGEDMGHGPQSAWHHHIRQIQEDLAQVGFGVHADALCDLKIAARPSGKYVANVQNDKQLTDLAYLVRKFQRQSKWLWRMNAEGKHLADADPAQDNTVYRREENSGIMDQETALVLRAWVEKKLHMVVNKFELKELHWPPDSTTVIPSEGGPAKLRKDAYEAWFKAATEIHRLGGYLGKTFASSPRGYRAGKLSHVKGNSPFSWHYSALGIDIDQAATSWDGTINPKTGVRFVLEEDGDKFRVWCYADPQPPAPQDSSDDKKDPYLQYRNRNIATKSESPGRVIKAEGAVEASPLLHQCGPKADFAQVAAPAGWYVDISGVMEKHGMHRISRKTHWKVNSKSWEWWHYEFHPDPPLAWGAESAADKAALSFGDYLQLYGVHEYKLRNVADGWIDHRDIEHIPVLSDGPKSP